CCTTTGCGGCTCTCTACGAGGGGAAGCCGAATGAGAGGCTGAGTGGGGGGCGCAAAGCGGCTCCCATGGTCAGCGCCTTTTTCGAGCACTTCAAAAAAGACATCAAAAAGGCCATTACCCCACCACCCAAAGCGATGGTGATCGAGGAGGACGAAGACGGCGTGGAGCAAGAAGGACGCGTGCTCGATGACAGCCCGGCACCCCGTGCCATCCCCGTGGAGGAAGATGAGGACGAGGGAATCGTGCCAAGTGGAGAGGACCCCCGTCCGTTGCGTGCCATTCCCGTCGAGGAGGACGAGGAGGATGTTCCACCGGGGGCTACTCCTGGTGGCCAGCCATTGCGCGCCGTTCCCGTGGAAGAGGATGAATAGCTTTCCCCATCCGTTTAGGGCTTGAGCTGGAACTCCATCCGGAAAAAGCCGATGCCCGCGTCGAGCGGCATCCTTGCCTGGTACTGGCCACTGCCCATGTCAATCAGGCTGGCTGCGGGGACTTTGGTCCAGTTTGACAGATCAACCGATTGCTTCACCACAACATCGGCCAACCGCGCAGCACTGGCGTCGGGAGAATAATCGATGGTCAGCATGGGAGTGCCGGCGATGTCTTGCAGCTGGCCGACATGCAGATCATCCACAACCATCGGGTTCAGGTTGAGCAGGTATTCGCCCAGGTTGGGGATGCCGTCGCCATCCTTGTCGGCAGACATGCTGAGGTCTGTTAGTCCTGCTGTGGTGGCCCAGTCCTTATAAGGCTGATCCGGGTCCAGACCCATCACATCCGCCAGGATCTCACGGTCGGGGAGTAGGGGGATGTTGGAGTTGGTCGCTGTGTTGATGGCTGCTAACAATGTATTGGCGATGATTGCCTGCCCATTGGTGGATGGATGCAGGCCCCCCTTGCAAAAGAGGTAATTGGAAGGGTTCTCCGGGTCCTTGTCTTTGATCATTTCGATCGCGCCGATATAGAGAGGTTCTGAAGATAGGATTCTGTCGGTTAGGTTGGAGATGGGAGCTAGGGTGGCTCCCTCGCTTGTGGCTAGTGCCGCTATGGCGAGGTTGAGATCGTTGATGATCGCACTGGCATTAGCTCTTTTTACCGGATCCGGGTGGGCGTCAATTTTGTCTGGTGTGGCACCTAGATCGGGCGCGTCGGCCAGCACGATGGGAACTGCTGGGTTAACATCGCGTATTTCATTAATGATCCCGGTGAGGTTGCTGATGATATTATTGATGAATTCCGCAGGTGTAGGGTCACCGGGTTCCGGATCATAGAGCTCCCCATAGTGAGAACGGATGTCGTTTCCTCCGAGCATGATGACAACGACGTCGACGTCATCATATTGGCTCCTTAATTTGTCACGGCTTCTTGAATCGGGAAGGAGTTCCACCTCGGGCCAATCAAGTGAGGCATTGATGATATCCATCCACATGTCTGTGTCATATCCGGGGATACCCCAGTTATATTCAAATCCTGCGTCTCGCCAGTCCCGGTAACTGAGTAGTGAATTTTCATAACGGCCAAAATCAATATCGCCACTTCTTCTGGCATGAAGAATTTCCACCCAGTTCATCGTGTTTGCATCTAGCGGATCCGAGTCCGGAGCACTGAATGGAACTTCGAAGTAATACTCCTCCGTCATACTGTCCCCGATCGCCATGACCTTGAGAGCGGCCTGGGAGGACAAGGTGAGTCCAAGGCCGAGGAGGCAGGCCGGTAGGACAGCGGATGGACACCATTTCATGCGCACAGTGTAAACCTAAAAACTGAGGAATCAAGTGAACGGGTGGTTGCAGAATAGTCATTGCTGTTACATACTCTCCTTGTCCCTGGAAAGACAGGGGGATTCACTATTTTCCTATGCCCGAAAACGAAGTCATCAATAGCCCGATTGGAGAAATCCTGCCAGCCAGGCACCCGCGCATCCGCAAGGTGATGGGGCTGTTGCTAACAGGTTTTGCTGCCGTTATCCCCATCCTGGGAACCATTTGGTTGATGGTTGTCATCTACCAGGTCTTGATGCGAGTGGGGGATGAGATGATCAAACTCTTACTCAAGGGACTGAACCTGATGCGCTCAGGGCCGGATCTTGTGACCGAGGACTTTGCATTCTACGGATCCAATTTCGTCCGTTTCCTGATCCCTGTTTTCTTGCTCCTGCTGATAGGTTTCGGGGTGGCGAATCGCCCTGGTAAAAAAATCCTGCACTGGCTTGACCTGGGGATGCAGCATGTGCCGTATGTCGGATTCATCTATTCCGCGCTGAAACAATTTGTCGATGCTGTCAAGAACCTCGGCGGTGACCGGAAATTCAAAAGCGTCGCCTACGTCGAGTATCCAAGCCCCGGCTGCCGGATGCTTGGTTTTGTGACCGGTAATTACCACGATGCCCAGGTGGGCCGCGATGTCACCACGGTGTTTATCCCCACCAGTCCGAACCCGATGACGGGGTTTACCATCATCATCGACGATGACAAGGTGCAGGACAGCAGCATGACCCTTGAGGAAGCCAGCAAGCTGATCCTGTCCGCAGGCCTCGTCGCCCCGGCTTCGTTTCAGGAGGACAAGGAGTGATGGCGTTGATGTAAAGGGGGGTCTTTTTTAAGATAGGGGGGTATTTTTCTGAAACTCCCATTTCCAACCCGATGTTGGATGTTTTTTATTGATGGCGATGTCATTTTTCATACACTGGGGGTCAGATTTGTTTTAAATCGTAACGAATCCAGTAATCCCCGCCGATATATTGATCCTATGAAGATTAGACACCTCCCGACCTCGTTATCCGTCTTTGCCTCCCTCGCCGTTGGTCATGCCAATGCAGACATTCTCACTTGGGATAACGTGAGCACAGATGGACTATGGAACCAGACATCCAATAACTGGGGAGGCTCGCTTTGGAGCAACGCCAATCCTGATGATGCCATCTTTGGCGCTACCGGAGCGGGCACGGTGACTCTTGGTGAAAACATCACCGTGGGTAATATTACATTTTCGGCCGCAGGTTACACAATTGCCGGAGGGGGAAACAGCCTTGCCCTTTCATCACCAAGTACGATCACAGCCGATAGTGACGCAACGATTTCCGCTGTGTTGTCTGGCGGTGGCTTGACTAAAGAAGGAGGTGGAATTCTTACATTAAGCGCTACAAATACTTACACTGGAGATACGGTGATTAATAATGGGACTCTAAATATTACAGGCTCTGACTATACTCAGAAAATTGCTCCAGGATCTGCCATCACGGTCAATTCTGGTGCCACGTTGAAATATTCAGCCGGAGTCAATTCCCTCCAACGGAATGCCGGTGATGCCATGATCACATTGAATGGCGGAATACTGGACTATGCTGCACCTACCCATGGCCATATGGGGAATATAACTCTTCAAAATGGTGCCTCTTGGATCGCTAGCGGAGGTGGTGGCTACAGTGGCGAGAACATGCAACTCAATGGCACCGTCACGGTGTCAGGAACGTCCGCTTCTACCATCGGTGCGTTTAGCCAGGGGCTTGCCCTGAATGGAAACCGGGAATTCAATGTTGCAGACGTAACCGGCAACAGCAGCACCGACCTTACCGTCATCGCCGAGCTTGAAAATAATGATAGCGGCCCCGGCGATGGAGTCATCAAAACGGGTGCCGGAACGATGCTGTTTTCCAGCACCGGTAAATCCTATTCGGGTGAAACGGTAGTGAATGACGGCACTTTGGTAGTCAGTACCACCTTGCGTTCCACTTCCGGGGTTACCGTTGGATCGGGTGCTGTGGCTGAATTTGGAGCCACCAACATTTTCGTCGGAGGACACGGAACAGCACTGGACAATGGCAGGGTGTTAACGGCGAATGGTGGTACATTGCTGATGAATGGCTCGTTTGATTCTCGTTTTGGTAATGTAGCTCTTAACGATGGAGCTACCTGGACATCGAACCGCGTGCTTACCGGTTGGGACGCACTCATGGCTAATACAAGCGCAGGAGCCGCCACGGTCACGGTCGGTGGAACAGGTGCTTCGACCATGAATGGAAGTGGCGGGGTGCACCTTCAGGGAGTCCAGAATTTTAATGTGGGTGATGCCAGTGGCGACGCTGGTGGTGATCTCTTTGTGAACATGACTCTAGACAATGGCGGTCTTGCTGGTGGAACCGGCGGTGTCAACAAGCTTGGCGACGGTCGCATGGTCATCCAGAAGCGCATGACTTATACCGGCGGAACCACGGTGAATGCTGGTGTGCTCGAAATTGCAGGAGGCGGCAACGCCTCGGCTGGTGCCATCCGCGGAGCCTTGACCATCAATGACGGTGGGCGTGTGGAGCTTAATTTTTCGGATGCCCTCGGTTACGGGAGTGGATCTGACTCGATCAGTGCCATCAATATCAACGGCGGAGGTGTGCTTCACCGCATTGGAGGAGCTAACGAGACCCTCGGGTCTGTGGCGATTACCATGGATGGAGGAACAATCTCATCCAGTGACCCGGCACAACGCTATGACCTCTTCGGCGGTGGAACTTCCGTCACCGTTAACAATGCTTCAGGTTTGGGGTCGAATAAATCAGTAATCTCAGCACGGGTTGACTTACGCCAGGCGAATGTCGATTTCACAGTGAATGAGAACGCTACCTTGGAAGTGGGTGTGCTTGGATTGGACACCCCAGGGGCAACAATGACTAAAAAGGGCATTGGAACGATGGTGATCACAGACGCCAGCGACTACAACGGCGCCACTAATATTCAAGCCGGTACACTGGCACTGGGTTCAGGCGGCTCGATCTCGGATTCGCCAACCATTGATGTGCTGGGTGGAGCGACTTTCGATGTCTCAGCCGTTTCCGGAGGGTTTTCCCTTGGAAATGGCCAGACACTCATGGGTGCGGGCACCGTAGTCGGGCCGATTCAAGCGGCGCTTGGCTCGACCATCGCTCCCGGAGCCAGCCCCGGCACGCTGAACTTCGATGACAACCTCACCATTGCAGGTGGAGCGATCATGATGATCGAGCTAACAGGTACCTCCAATGGCGCATACGACATCCTGAAGGGTGACGGTGCCAATGCGCT
The sequence above is drawn from the Akkermansiaceae bacterium genome and encodes:
- a CDS encoding SGNH/GDSL hydrolase family protein; the protein is MKWCPSAVLPACLLGLGLTLSSQAALKVMAIGDSMTEEYYFEVPFSAPDSDPLDANTMNWVEILHARRSGDIDFGRYENSLLSYRDWRDAGFEYNWGIPGYDTDMWMDIINASLDWPEVELLPDSRSRDKLRSQYDDVDVVVIMLGGNDIRSHYGELYDPEPGDPTPAEFINNIISNLTGIINEIRDVNPAVPIVLADAPDLGATPDKIDAHPDPVKRANASAIINDLNLAIAALATSEGATLAPISNLTDRILSSEPLYIGAIEMIKDKDPENPSNYLFCKGGLHPSTNGQAIIANTLLAAINTATNSNIPLLPDREILADVMGLDPDQPYKDWATTAGLTDLSMSADKDGDGIPNLGEYLLNLNPMVVDDLHVGQLQDIAGTPMLTIDYSPDASAARLADVVVKQSVDLSNWTKVPAASLIDMGSGQYQARMPLDAGIGFFRMEFQLKP
- a CDS encoding DUF502 domain-containing protein, which gives rise to MPENEVINSPIGEILPARHPRIRKVMGLLLTGFAAVIPILGTIWLMVVIYQVLMRVGDEMIKLLLKGLNLMRSGPDLVTEDFAFYGSNFVRFLIPVFLLLLIGFGVANRPGKKILHWLDLGMQHVPYVGFIYSALKQFVDAVKNLGGDRKFKSVAYVEYPSPGCRMLGFVTGNYHDAQVGRDVTTVFIPTSPNPMTGFTIIIDDDKVQDSSMTLEEASKLILSAGLVAPASFQEDKE
- a CDS encoding autotransporter-associated beta strand repeat-containing protein produces the protein MKIRHLPTSLSVFASLAVGHANADILTWDNVSTDGLWNQTSNNWGGSLWSNANPDDAIFGATGAGTVTLGENITVGNITFSAAGYTIAGGGNSLALSSPSTITADSDATISAVLSGGGLTKEGGGILTLSATNTYTGDTVINNGTLNITGSDYTQKIAPGSAITVNSGATLKYSAGVNSLQRNAGDAMITLNGGILDYAAPTHGHMGNITLQNGASWIASGGGGYSGENMQLNGTVTVSGTSASTIGAFSQGLALNGNREFNVADVTGNSSTDLTVIAELENNDSGPGDGVIKTGAGTMLFSSTGKSYSGETVVNDGTLVVSTTLRSTSGVTVGSGAVAEFGATNIFVGGHGTALDNGRVLTANGGTLLMNGSFDSRFGNVALNDGATWTSNRVLTGWDALMANTSAGAATVTVGGTGASTMNGSGGVHLQGVQNFNVGDASGDAGGDLFVNMTLDNGGLAGGTGGVNKLGDGRMVIQKRMTYTGGTTVNAGVLEIAGGGNASAGAIRGALTINDGGRVELNFSDALGYGSGSDSISAININGGGVLHRIGGANETLGSVAITMDGGTISSSDPAQRYDLFGGGTSVTVNNASGLGSNKSVISARVDLRQANVDFTVNENATLEVGVLGLDTPGATMTKKGIGTMVITDASDYNGATNIQAGTLALGSGGSISDSPTIDVLGGATFDVSAVSGGFSLGNGQTLMGAGTVVGPIQAALGSTIAPGASPGTLNFDDNLTIAGGAIMMIELTGTSNGAYDILKGDGANALAINGGTLNLDTTGYTATLGDSFVIFENWGSITGAGFDSINGIDLGAGLKFDTANLNTTGTLNVVAIPEPGSALMLALGGLGLLARRKRG